AATCTCCACTGCAATTTGGTTTAGGGTCGGTTGTCAGCACTATGGGCTCACTTAGATTGACAGTCTACCCACCTAGTCCTCCTCGTCTATGCATGGAAGCTGGACCAATTCGTTCGAGAAGACATCGTCGAAGGCTCTGGAGCAGTAACTAGCCTGCTAGTTTGCCTCTAGATTCCACACTTGAATACAAGGATAATTGGTCTGTACGGACTAGTCTATGGAGACCTACTTTCAGCACCTTCTACGATGTCGACCGTCGGGATACATCGTCCGATATCCGTCGAGTACCGACTGTAGTCACTACTAGTACTACTACCGTATTATTCCATCCTTGACTGATGCTGTTTGCCTTCGCGTCCCGAGGGCTTGCAGGTACAGCAGGGGTTATCGCCACAACCGGAGTGCCACACACACAAAGAATACAAAAGCCGTTGTCGCACAGACGAAAAATGAGTTCGAGGAGTCACCTCCGCCACTGCTCGTTGCCAGACGATGAACGCTGACGGATCAAAGCCATGGCCTGAAATTTGAGTATCTTGATTATAACTTTATGATATATCATAAACGTTGCGCCCATGTCATTGAGATTGTCAATCGGTGGTTCAGAACGATGTACTGTAATTCGCCCGTCCGATGTGTGGATGACATCGTTCCGAGAGTACCTTGCTTTACAGCGGACAACCTCGGGGTGTGGATTAGTCCGTACGCTACTTGGGAGTCCATACCTACTATGACAGGTAGCTCGTAAGTCGTTACCTACTGCAGACTCCCCACTGTCCGAGCACAGCATAGCTAGAGGGCTAACGTAGCCTAGAACAAACGGTCGCAACCGTTACTTTGCAAAGTTGGCAATTTCGGTATCTGGCCGACTTTGTGGAGTTTGCAGAGTATGTACTAATTACAGAGCTGATAAAAGATTTGCATAGAAGAAAGGTAAACATGTCTAGAATCTAGCATAATTTGACAAAAGACACTCAGGCcattcttcttgaagataACGACGTAGAAAGGACTGAATGTGGGTTTCAATAGCACGTCTGTGGGCAGCGGATGGGCGGTAGTCAGAGTAAGCGGCTTCGCGGGAAGGTCCTCAAATCATCTTTGACACAATGTTGCACCATTGATCAGTAGGCGACCGTGCAAGTAATGTAGGGAATGTTCCTTAATTTATCGGCTTTCTCCGGGCGAATCCGTTATCGACTCTCACAACATGTTATCAGGTTATCAGGTTATCAGGTTATCAGGTTATTCTTTCTGTTTTGGTGTTAATTAAGAGGATGTTGTTCTGGTTGCTATGAGCTTTTAAGGTTAGGTATTAGCTTTGTGGTACGCTACCGAATTAGATTCGCGACAAGGTACCTATCTTGGGTTCTCTGTATCAGATTAGAATCCAAGAACTCAGGGTAGAAAAATTTCCAGACCTAGAAGCCCGGTgtctggaaggagaaagagtAAGAAACATGTCATTATCTCAAACAGTGATAACTCAAAGGTAAATGTCAAGGCGTGCACAAGTAGCCACTCAGGTTCTAGGCTTCCACTCAGTGCCACTGTGAAAACTACAAATTTACATCAGAGACGTCAAAAGTTTTGACATAACctgatctcatcatcatgcaACGTACAGAGTACTATGTATATCCAGTGTCATTCAACAGTGCCAAGCCGGTTTCCACTGTCATTTCGCGCCTAGTGGGAATGGCTTCAGAGTAGCCGTCCTTATACTACGGATACTTTCTGTGACACTTTACAAACAATGATACATGCATGACGACTCTGGATGGATGATTCCGGTGACGATACTCAAATGCCCTAATTTATGATCGTTCACCCTGTCCGGTCTCCAGTTAAGTTCAGATTCCCATGTCCATGTGGAAAGCTTATTATCAACGTACCAGAGCATAGGGTTCAGGAATACGAGCATGGCTGTTATGATCCCCACAGTGTCAAATGCTGCAGAATCTCAGAGCAGACTGCGCGGTCCAATCTGCTGATCCAAATATTCGTACTCTGCACATCCTGTGGTACATTATTGCATGATCATACAGTAAAACTACGAAATCTCTAACAAAGTCCTCACACCATCAGTTCGCCGCCAAGCAGAGTAATTGCGAACATCAGTAGATCCCCCACTAAGCCGAGAAGAGCAAGTGGAGGCACAACCCGAAAGACTAGTGTTGATGGTCTGTGGAGGTCTACAAGGACCTTGCTGGAAGGAGCTAAGAGCGCGAGACTAAGCCGAAaatatctactccgtaagcaTTGGTGTCGAGCTCCACATCCCAAGGTCGGCAAGCTCGAAATCTGAAACAGACTACGCGTACCCCAAACCCTCCAATTACAGGAATGGGCTGACTCGGGAAAAGTGGCGACGAGGTCTGGTGCCCAGTTATGGTATGTCGTGAGTCTGAAGTGCCTGTCTTGGATTCCTGGTACGGAGTCATTGAAAATGGTATCTACTCCATAGATATCGAACGACATTTGTCAAGTGTCTGATAGCTGTTTCCGTGCTCGAATGCAGATCCTCATTGATCGAAACCATGGAGACAATTCTTGGGGAAAATTGCGAAAGAATTTGCTATTCATACGCCTCGGGCAGCATCCGCGAGAGCTTCCTTGGAAGAGGATCCTGTGAGCTAAGAGTTTTCCAGTTTGAGTCTCTCTAGCAGTGATTCAGAACTTATGATCAGCCCTCTTGCATAGACTGTCGACTAGTGTTCTAACTCAGGCCGTAGAAGACACCTCGAACACTGGACTCTTCCTTCTAGAGCGGCCCCCTTCAGTACCAGCCTAGAGGTTAGAAAGAATCCAAATCCAAACCTCAACACAGCCGGCACGTGTCTCCAGTGCCAAGCACGCGCCTTCAGCATTGATAGTAAGGGTAACATCCCCGTCTGGCGCCACCATAATCAATGATCTAGCCACCTTCGTTAGACACTGTCTGTCGATGTGCGCCGGTGATTGGAAGAGATTACTAAAACTGAAGCAATGGTAATCGGAGCATGATTCTGGACGCTGCAGTTCTACAAGTTTCCGCCAATGCCAAGCAGTTATATGTCCTCTTAGGATAGCCCTAGACGACAGGACGGTATTCGCTACAGGAGATTTTGATGTCATCAAGTGCCTCAGGCTAGTCATTTAATCTAAGGATATCCGCGaggctgtacggagtatagtTTTTACTACAGGGTACACCACGCCATCTAATGTCTGGCTATCGTCAAATGTCAAATATATTGCTGCTGTCGAGTATTGACAGAGCTAAATAGCCATAACGATAACAGCCCGTGGCGACTGGCGGGACCCAATGTCATTGGTCAAGAGGACTTTCCTTCTAGCCTTGATAGGTGGCCAATTTGCTGCTGTGGCTGGTCTAAAGCAACCCCCCAGTATGCCGAATGCACGGCACTTCCATTTAGGCGAAACACACGATGGGGCCAGCAGAGCAAGGTTTAAGGAATCACTGTGTGCAGATGAAGCTCGTGATGAAATCGCCATCTGTTTAACGTCTGAAGAGCGTCCCGTTACCTTACATTTCTTCCAGAGAAAATAGCATGTCGTCAGTGGGGAGGACTATTGTGGTTGATCCTCATTATCGAAGAAGATCATACAATTGAAGGGCTCAAACACGTGCACTTATGGCAACTACCCAGCGCTCACAGCTTGATTGTGTTCCATGGGTGAGCTACTGCATGCTAAGTCTTTATGGAGGACGCGGGATGCAGATTTGCCCTTCGATTTGTGGAGGCGGACATGCTAAACCGGCGCTAGCCGGCTACTATACCGTACCGTAGAGGCGTGATGGAGTGGGAGGTCCTGCGTGGGCGATTTTCTGTTCCTGCATTGGTCGGCAGCTGGCATTGGTTGACGATGCCGAGTCTAAGCTATCTGCGGTATGTTGTTGATCTGAAGGTCtgataataataacagaGGCGGTGGACAGCCAAAGGATGGGATCAGCCTTCCAAGGTTCCCCAGTCCTCCATAGTCCATTCGACCGGAGAGAGTCTAAGAGCTCGTATCTCTCCCAGGTATGGAGAAACCATCAAACTCTCCATGTGGCTCAGATCTCCATGTTCGAAACAGACAGCAAGGGTGACGAAAAACAGAGTTCGTCCGGTGCCGCTCACCGTTGACTAGACAATGCCATTCCTCTGGTAACTCTCGTGACGGAACTCTAACCCTGGAGGTTACTGAGCGCTGGGATGATGAAGACATGTTTGCCGACGACCTCAGCATATTCTCACGGTAAAGCGGGGTGGGTTACGCTGCTGTTATCCGGATATCGGAGCTACCTCACCATACATGACTCAATCTGCTACCTAGCCTGTTAAATGTCTATTTCTGAGACATTATCCGCCTATCACGTCGATAGCTGGATAAGTGTCATACCTAGACTGACGGTGGCCCGTCACACCCAGACATCCATAGTGGGCAGTGAGTTATGAGTGCTTGTTATTACGTCTCCCAACTTGCTACTACATACAACCGCAAGCTAAAGGATCACCAAGGTTTGTGGAGAGTGTCTAGGTCAAGGCTGTACATTTCTTTTTCAGTTAGCTCTGGGGGAAATGATCACGGTTTGCTGATACAGAGAGGTGCAGATATCGAATCAAGTCTCCGCCTGCGAAGCTAGGATAGGCCATCTCAAATAGCCCACCCCGACAATTCCAGGTGTGAACTCTATCTGGAAGGATTCAATACCGCGCTCCTCCACATTCCGACGGACCACTTTGACGCCTTTGAGTATTtggccaagaagctcagagaCTAATCCGCTGCGGTGGCTCCCTCAGACCACAATGCTCGCCAATCGAGTTTCAAAGGCGTGGGTCGCCAAAGGGACCATGCGTGTGACAATTGGAACGGGCGTTGGTCTGGAGCTCGAAAGAGATGTGATGATATGATGTGCTTTCGCTCCTTTAGGGCTTGATTGACGGCGTCTCCCAAGTTCAAACCCTTTGTTGCTGATCGGCACCCGAACCTGGCTCAGAAGTCTTCCCAATCACTGGTTCCCGCATGCAGATTCCGTCATTCTGCTAGAATGGATGGTCAGTCGAGGAGCGATCTTAAGAGAGAAGCGATAAGCGATTGGAGTGTATCCTTGGCAGATCCTTCAGCACGAGATCATAGTGGCTGTGCGGTTCCATGGCTCGAAGTGGAAATCATTGGAGACTAAATACGGATCATAGCACAGAACATGAGGGCATTCCACAAGGTGCGCTGTGCGTGCTGAGTATTGGGCAATGACCCTGGCGCAGCGACCAAGTTGTGTCCTTGACTCCTCGCCCGTGCTTGATAGTCTGCTCGAGACTTTGGGTGCTGTGGGGAAGAGCTACCATGAGAATCAAGTTTGAGAGCAGCAACATGTGCCACGTAGCCTAACACGGGCATCAGATCGGAGTATCTTCGGGGTATTCTACTGCTGATTATGGCCCTGCCGCAGTGAGCATGTCTGCACCCAAATGCAAGATTGCATGAAAAACCATGAACCTTGTCCAACTTCTACACACACGCAGGCTGATTAAGGAGCCTAAAATGGCAACACAGCACGAGACCATCTAGATCGTGGAAATGCTTATGCTAACCTACATGAACAATACCACACAGCAGCCGAACCCTGTTGACTGTGCCGAAGATGGCAGCATCTGCAGGTTCTGAAGAATCCAACGACCAGCGCATAGGGCCAGGCCATAGAATCCCTGCTTCCTGTATCACCCAGGGTCATCCTCAGACGAGAGGACAACAGTATTGTTCCTCCTTTGGGGGGGTACACGTTCAATACGACCAAACGCGTGGACACTAAATAAACACTGCTCGAACGAGCACTATCCACCACCAGAAATAACAGGTATATGCGAAAGCCTCAGTGGATGTAGTGTTGAGATCATGCTCCCAGAGGGAGACTCAGTCTCTTCCTATCATATATTCATCCAATTGTCTCATCACAGGCTTTGTCtgaagaaaacaaaagagagaagagaaggagagaaatTTTCTATGTACTTTACTCGCTTGGCATTTCGTAACCCACACAGAGAATCATGCTTATGTAATTAATACTGGGGTGTCCCAGCCGCAACGGAAAAACAGTATCTCCATCGTCCGAATTTCACACAAGGATAAATTTCGTCGCAGCCAGCCAGCattcttattttttttttctttttcttttctttcttcgtGCGGCGACACAACTACTATTTCACCCGTGTTGCCTGGACATCAATTCTCGTGATGTTATCCCAGGTGTCAGTTGTGTCACAGAGCGACGGAATTGCACGCTGGTTCTACTTTATTGGTCTTTCTGAATTTTATCAAGGATGAGACCATTTGGTTTGGGATCGGACAAACTTTACTACTCTTCTCTCATGTGGGATTGCGATATATCGTAGCGATTAGCGATTAGCAAGTGAAAAGAATTTTTTCGGGAATTGTTTTCTTGGAAGTCATTGTAGGTCGTAAATCTAGTCTCGTATGCTATGTCCAACACAGTCCTCCGTACAGAAAATGCCGGGTTTGCAACTCCTGGCGGAGCTTATTCGCCCGGCTCATCTCCAATCTTCTCGAGTTTGCCCATTTCTCTCTTCTCGCCGGCCTCGCCAAAGATCCTGATTCTATCCACGCGGAGCTTCTCGCTGTCTCCATCCCCATCAACGAAGAAGAGAACCAAGGATGTGACGTTCTGGAACTTGACAAACCGCAAATCGATCTTCGCCGTCGCCGTCTTGGGATCCCAATCCTCAGGCTGAATCGTCACAGTCTGCACCGGCGTGATGTCATCCGCCTCGTCGAACCCAAGGACATGCGAGCGGTTAGTGTACAGCTGAATAGTCTTCGGACGCATCGGggcctcgtcgtcgtcctccgACGGAGACGCAAGCGAAGTCACCTGGAGCGAATGGACCTTGAGCGTTGACTGGAACGGAATGAAAAGCATCAGCTGCTCGTCGGTATCGCTCTCCACCCAGTCCGCGGGGGCGccttccttcctcttcccgtTGTTACTCAGCGCAGACGGCTTCGACGGATCGAAAAGCGTCTTCGCGGTGCCGAAGTCGCTATCCCAATTCAGCAACTCCAGGCCCTTGGGGTCGTGCTGGTCCGTGATATCGCTGTATCCCTTGGGCACGGCGGCGCCGATCCAGCCGTTGCCGCCGCTAAGATCACCTGAGGCCTCGCCGGAGGCGGAGTTGTCGTTCTTGTTTGCTTCATCGGCGAGCTTGCGGACAGCGTCGGAGAGGGCTTTGGGGTCTGCGCCGCGGACGGTGGAGATGGGGCGGCCTTGCTGGAAAACGATGAAGGTGGGCATTCTGGTGAATCTGTCAGTATCTGTGCGTTTCTCTGAATACGAGCGAAGGTGTGGCTGGTCGCAGGTGTTGACGTACGCTGTAATTCCATATGCACGGGCAAtgtcttgctgctggtcaacGTTGACCTTGGTGAAGGTAATCCGGTTCGGGCGCGAAAGCTGTTTGGCCAGCTGCTCGTACGCGGGGGCGATAGCTTTGCATGGTCCGCACCAGTCTGCGTAGACTTTGAGGAGATAGTCAGTAGCTGTCCGTAGCACGGGGATGAGTATGCATAAGCTCGTGGTCTGGCTGTGGTCGCGGCCAGCCAGACCAGTGGCGGGGGCGGGGAATCAGGAACAGCGAGCTTACAGTCTGCGACAACAAACTTGGAAGTTGATAGAAGCGTGGAGAATTGCTCCTTCGAGGAGATGTGGACAAGTCCCGACATTATGGCGGCGGAATTTGACCAGCCAGGGAGATGAAtggaggaaggaggatgttgacggTGGGAAAGAGGGATATGGTGGTTTTCTGTTTTGGACCAAATATGTCATCAGCTGAGCCCCTCCACATCGCCGACAGCATCAACAGTGCTTGTAGTCCAGGAATGCATGACATTAGTTTGGAGCTTGTCTTTAGCTCTAGATGGGAAAATTGTGCTTGATCGATTGATGACCCTGATTGAACCTGTTATTTTAACGACTGGTTATAGTCACTGCCATGCtaatttatatataaaatcATTCCTCGATTTCATACTGGTACCAATTCATAAGTTCGCGAAACTCATGCATCAACTTCATTCTCCATTCCGTAAGAATGTCGCATAGACGCAATAAATTTATATGAGCGTCCTATACGTAACAGCCATTCCTCGACACAGTGTCCAACTTGTGGACAGGGGCCAACTGTCCCGGACTGGCACAAATGCTCTCTGTACAGGAGCCACCAGGTCTCTATACCCAGCAAGCTCCCTGAGTGACGCCAGAGTTGTGACGCGTGACGACTATTCGGACAAGCCTGGATCGAGCCGACGACGCTGAACGTGACACTCCGATCGTGCCTCTCAGTCCTCTGTAGAAGACTTAATCCCATCCAGCGACAGCCAGAGAGTATCTAGCCTCGATCTCCGACGACCAGAGCAAGAGAGGAGGGCATATAGTCAATCAATTTCAAATCCCACTTCGAGCCATTCAAGGTCAACCATCGCCCTCCTCCATCGCAAACAAAATCTTCATCCAGAGACTACACCCCCGGCACCCGATCACAACCTCACCATGCTCAGCCTCCTTCTCTAAATCCTTCTCGGTAACCATGAACCCCCTCTCATCTCCACACCGGCACCCCCGATACCAGCACAGTAGTCCCTCCCCATCGCCCATCTCCTCACATACAAGATCCTCCAAATCAACTACCTCGAGACCTGTATGAAACGCTGCCTCCGCGCCCTTGTCCCCCTTCCCCGCCGTCACCCGCTCAAGTCGGAGGACACGATCATATTCCGCCCGCAGGGCAGGGTCAGAAAGCGTCTTGTAAGCTGCTGTTATCTCGTCGATGGTGAATGTCGGAGAGGTATCAGCGTTGCGGTCGGGACTTGAGCGGTAAGCGGTTTTCGTAtcgtgtgtgtgtgtgcgtgCGGGAGTGGCTGCGACTGAAATCGCTTTGTCCGGGTGATGTTTCAGGAGAGCTTTGTGATATGCGATTTTGAGTTGTTGTTTGGATAAGGCTGCTGGGGGTGTTGTAAATGGGAGGTTGAGAATATGGTAGTAATCATGTCGCGGGGTCTGGGATTTGATCATGCTGTGAGCGGTGCTCTGGGAGGTTGTGGTAGTAATCGAGAAGGGAATAGGCGAGGCACTTGTTACTCAGGCATGAGTGTTCCTTAATCATAGAATGGAGTGAAAAAGGTGAGTGGGATGGAGCCCGCGGATGTTGCATCGGATCAAAAAATGCGATGTCGGGTTACCGCCACCCTCTTGATCTGCAGCGTTTCCGCGGTATCTGTCTGTGTTCTTGCCGCCTGCAACATGAACATCTTACATTGAATGTGGGCTATGCGCCTCGCTCTTCAGGCAAAATTCAGGATATGCAACAGAATTCAAATCTTCCTGGTATTGTTTATGCTAGGAATATGTCTATTGGCACAGATACAGTTTAGAACCCAATATATGACATGCTCCAACGCGTCGCTCCAAGTTTCTCAGGGTAAACTAAGTGTCACACAATGACATGGCCATCAGAAAATGACAAATCACATATCGGATATCAAGATACGAACAAACCAGAAATGCAGTGCTATCCAGGAAATGAAAAGAGATTGAAAGTCAACAGTGAAATTCCTTACTCAGAGGTCTTGAAGACGTAGCGGTCCTCAGCCTTGCTGGTAAAGGGGACACCAAGCTCGAGAAGCTTGACGAAAGCGTCCGAAAaatccttgaagaaggcatcGCTGTCCCTGGCATAGCGCTCGACGTGCTTCTTGaactccttgtccttgatcaGGGCAAGATCGGCGGGAAGCATCATCAGGGTCTTGGTGGTCTTGTCAGTGAACTGGGCGGGGCCGTTCCACTTCCGGTTCTGCCACTTCTCATCAACAAGCAGCCGGAAGAACTCGTTGGTGAAAACGGTGGGGCTGAAGTCCCAGGGGCCGTCGTAGCCAGAACGGTCTGGGTGAGCACGGCCCAGAGCGTGGGCCCCGATCAGAGCAACGATCTCCTGGTCGTTGAATCCCATGCGGTAGAAGATGTCACGGATGTGTCTCTGGTCCTTGGAAGCGTCGGGGAGACGTCCATCAGGGGTGCAGGCAGCTACGTCCTTGTCCTGACGGCCAGGGCGCCAGGGAATGGTGGGACCACCC
The Aspergillus fumigatus Af293 chromosome 4, whole genome shotgun sequence DNA segment above includes these coding regions:
- the dph4 gene encoding diphthamide biosynthesis protein 4, which encodes MIKSQTPRHDYYHILNLPFTTPPAALSKQQLKIAYHKALLKHHPDKAISVAATPARTHTHDTKTAYRSSPDRNADTSPTFTIDEITAAYKTLSDPALRAEYDRVLRLERVTAGKGDKGAEAAFHTGLEVVDLEDLVCEEMGDGEGLLCWYRGCRCGDERGFMVTEKDLEKEAEHGEVVIGCRGCSLWMKILFAMEEGDG
- a CDS encoding thioredoxin-like protein 1, producing the protein MSGLVHISSKEQFSTLLSTSKFVVADFYADWCGPCKAIAPAYEQLAKQLSRPNRITFTKVNVDQQQDIARAYGITAMPTFIVFQQGRPISTVRGADPKALSDAVRKLADEANKNDNSASGEASGDLSGGNGWIGAAVPKGYSDITDQHDPKGLELLNWDSDFGTAKTLFDPSKPSALSNNGKRKEGAPADWVESDTDEQLMLFIPFQSTLKVHSLQVTSLASPSEDDDEAPMRPKTIQLYTNRSHVLGFDEADDITPVQTVTIQPEDWDPKTATAKIDLRFVKFQNVTSLVLFFVDGDGDSEKLRVDRIRIFGEAGEKREMGKLEKIGDEPGE